AGGATGGGGACATCACCTCAAATCGGGAGATGAAGTCCTTCAAGTTTGGGAAGGCGTCCAGGCAGCTGGGCTCAAATATACGCTTCACGTCAAGGACATCATAGGCGAGGAAATCCACAAAGGTGATCTGCAGAAGGCCAAGAATGTGTGGTATGAAAACCTCGTAAcacatgaaggaaaacaaatCCCATTCCCCATTGCACTCCTCCTTTACCTTGTCTCCTGTAAACCATGGCCGCTTCCCCAGAAACTGTGAGTAGAGCTTTAGCTTTTCAGGGAGTTGCTCTAAGTACTTTGGCTTCAGTTTCTCCTGAGGCAGAAAACAGCTGTCACCATCGTCAGACAAAAGCTCCATGCATAGACATGGCCTCCCCAGGGCTGTGGATGGCTCAGGCTGGCCGCAGGCAAGCAGCCATCTTCCCCACAACTAAAACTGGGGCAGTGCCCAGGCTTCAGTTGGATACATCAGCAGTTACTAGACTCTGACTGGGTGCCAGACCCTATCTGAAGTGATCAGAAGGCAGAGAGGAATGAGATGCTGTCCCTGAATCTGTCCTCACTGTCCTCCCAATGGCCTCTGGGTCAGCCCCAGGAGCGCCTGAGCACCTGGCAACCTCTGGACCCAGACATGGGCAGAATCAAGGATGCAAAGAACCACAGGAGCTCAGGGAAAGAAGTAGAAAGTTCCTTCTAATGCGGTGgcagaagaaaacaatgaacattGAATAGTTTCCAGGGAGATGAGAAGTTCAGGttgaaaggaagaagggagagccACCCTCTGGCTGGCTCTGAGCTGTCTCTTATGAAAATGTGTGGATCCCTGTGCATGTCAATGACAGCACTCGGAAACTATTGAGAAGATGCAATTCAAGAGGACCATTACATTCCTCTATCTTGTACTTGAGTCTGTATATTCTAGGAGCAGGCAAGTGATGTGAACCAGCTGACAGAAATGACTCATGACAGAGACCAGAGGCAATGAAGGAGATTCTGAACACAAACTTTACCATCTAGGAATTGAATTTCTACCCTGGGATGCCTGGATTGTGTCCTAAGATTGGTGGGAATTGCCTCTGCTTTTGTTGACATTGGAATCGTGAGAATAACTGTTGATAGTATGGGAAAGTACTTGGAGGATGAGTGGTACCAAGGACTTAAGAAAAGACCAGTGTGTGCAGGAATGCAAAAGTCCTGGCCCCAAATCCAAACTCTGCCAGGTGCAGATCACTGGGGAGACTCACAAATTCTGGGTTGTAGCAGATCATGACCAGTTGCATCCGGTTGTCCATGATCTGGTTCTCCAAAATGTCCACACGAATCTTCAGAAGAGGAGATGATTCGTGTGGACATTTTGGAGAACCAGGATATAGATGTTTCCAATCAGCTGGCCGGGGTATGCTACAGGCCTGACTTTGTCAGTCCTTCTCTGGTCTGAGCCAGAAGCCAGGCAAAGGGGTGACTGGGAGTGGGGTCAGGACTCACAAAATTTGGGTCAAAGCAGAGTCTGACCATCTCCATGCGGCTGTCCATAAGCTGGTTCTCCAAAATGTCCACAAGAatcttctcctcttctgtctccccACCTGCCACCCACAAAACACAGACTCACTCTAAGCATCGCACCCCAATCCAGCCAAGGAGGAGGCCACCTTCCCCCCACACACTGCAGCCAACCACACTCACACAGGTTGTGCTTGCGGGCAATGTAGCGCAGGATGGCGTTGCTCTGGGTGATCTTGTGAGTCCCATCAATCAAGTAGGGCAGCTGAACGAATGGGAAACCGGGGAAGCTCAGTTGGGCCACCAGGCTCCCCAGCATCCCCTTCCCATAAGCAAGGGCAGAGAGGAGACCCGGCACTCACTGTGCCTGCTCATGGCAGGCCTGAAATAATACTGTCATATGGACGAATGAGCTTGGACACAGAACATCATGGAAGGGCTGTGTAGACAGCCAGGAGTGACAGGAATTGGGCAGAAGACTCCTGATCCTAGCCCCTCTAAGCTGGGGAGAGGAGATGCAGTCAGAGACATGTTGCACTTTCCCCCAAAACCGCCCCTTCCCCTGCACCTACATTGGGAAAGTCCAGGCCCAGCTTGAATTTTTCATTCAGCCACTGGCTTCTGTCATAGTCAGGAGCTGTGGTGGGGAAGATGAAGTGAAAACAAACCTCCCCAAAGCCCAGCCCCCCTCCTTCCCTGGGACCCTCCCAAGGAGCCAGTGGCAAGACCCCTGAGACAGGTGGATCTAGAATCTGACCACTCAGTCCCACATCCCAGGGATAAGGGAGAAAGAATCCCGGTGAGGGCTCTGCACCCCACTCGACTAAGGCTTCCAGGGTTTAGGCAAGCCCTGAGTGGCACCcatcccagttacccaggaagGGGGCCCAGCATCCCGCCCCAGCATTGTGCCTTGCAAAGACAGATGGCTCCCTCACAGGGGCTCAGGGAAGGGACAGCCTGCAGCTCCAGCAGGGGAGGCCTGCAGAGGCAGCCACAGGTGGCCACCATGGGTTGCTTGGTGCCAACTCAGCAGGAGTGGGCAGGGCCCGGACACGAAGGTGCCATTACCGTGCCCCATCAGGTACTTCTTTTCCTCGTAGTTTGAGTCTGTGTATTCCAGGAGCAGGCGGATGGCGTGGGCCAGCTGGGAGAGATGGCCCGCATGCAGCTCGGGTCAGAGATGGCGGGTCCCTGACTTGGTTACTTTCTCTGCACCAGGCGAGCCCCCCGTGTACACTGCATTTACCTGTTGCCTCCTCTACCCGTCCCCACcgccaaacacacacacagcgtCACGCACAGGCCCTTCTGAGGGCGACCGCCCTGAAGAGGAACGGTCTCTAGAGCCAGTCCCTCAGCTGCTCCACACTTCCCTTCCTCCACTTCCCTTCTCCACAGCCCTCGTCCCACCGTCCAGCGGACCCTCGCTCACCCCGCGGATGTCCCAGTACCCCAGGATCATGGGCATGGTGCCTGTTGGTGCAGATTCTGCAGACAGGCCTCAGCCGAGCGGGGCTCAGACTTTATGAGAggtccagggaggggagaggaggggcctTGCTGCGACCCCGCCCCTTGGCCCGCCACGCCCCTGAAACGCGCCATTCTGAGGCCCCGGAGAGGAAGCCCGGGGCTGGAATCAGTAAGACCCCCGCCCGCCTCCCAGCCCCGAGGGTTCCCGGAGCGAGGTCAGGGCGCCCAGAAACCGAAGGCGGGGATCATCCTCGCCAGCTTCCCCAACCCGCCCTGAGGCTCCACGAGTCCATCCAGCCCTTGCTAAGTCCACAGCGACTTGGCTGTGCGCTTTAAACACCAGCCAGATGCTAAAGGAGCAAAAAGCTCTACTCCCCTCTCCTTCCGGCCCGCGGAATCCCTCAGCCTTCTCTCGGCTGCCGAGTTCCCGCGGGCTCTGGGAGACTCGGGCCGCTGGGGTCAGACTAAACGGTGGTGGCCCCAACCTGGGAATTTAATTCAGCCCCCGTCACTGTAAGAGCAGGACTTCCTCTGATTCGAAAGCTACTCCCAGAGCTTTGTCTCCCCTCTAGCCCCGCCTACACAGGAACAGTGTCACTGGTATGGGAAGGACCCCCAGGAAATGGGTCAGAGTAAAGGAAATGTGGTCTGTTTTCTGTTAGGGACCCTCGGGTACTGGGTCCTTTGGTCGTCTGACTATGTACTATGTAAATTAGCCACTTCGTATTTTGGCACAATTTATGAATCTAAATTAAAGGATCAGACCCAGCAAGTTGGTGAGGTATCTGAGGTGCCCCCTGGAAATGTCCAGCCAGTCCACTAGGTGAACCTCACATAGACcaaaacagcaacagcagcagtgagtgcagtggccacaGAGGGCAGGCGAGGGAGGGTGGGAGAACTTCCCGGACCAAACTGAGGGTCAGGCTGCTATTTCTCTAGGCCCAATAGCGAGATGCAGATCaactggagaggaagagaggttttatttctgcaactggttgcagggagaaggcctggaaattaccaccagaccaactcaaaattacaaagttttccagagcatatataccttctaagctatatgtctacaagtgagtgtgcattcatctaaagacacaAGTGATTGACTTCTCTAATCTATAACTAAGTTCTGGGCCCTGAGACCTTACTCTGGAGCCTCCGTCTATTTACTTtctctaaatgggtccaggtgccgGACGTGATTACCCTTACCTTGTCTCCTGCTACATCACGGAGGTgtggggagttccttcagacccccaataaaacttgtttaatcctaaatggatcctgttaagaattccttcgttattttgtcatgctttaaggTCCAGGAAAGGCCTAAGCAAAACTcatggtgggcttttgttacatt
This genomic interval from Piliocolobus tephrosceles isolate RC106 unplaced genomic scaffold, ASM277652v3 unscaffolded_1123, whole genome shotgun sequence contains the following:
- the LOC111534279 gene encoding glutathione S-transferase Mu 5 encodes the protein MPMILGYWDIRGLAHAIRLLLEYTDSNYEEKKYLMGHAPDYDRSQWLNEKFKLGLDFPNLPYLIDGTHKITQSNAILRYIARKHNLCGETEEEKILVDILENQLMDSRMEMVRLCFDPNFEKLKPKYLEQLPEKLKLYSQFLGKRPWFTGDKITFVDFLAYDVLDVKRIFEPSCLDAFPNLKDFISRFEGLKKISAYMKSSRFHRGLLFGTTATWNST